The Streptomyces sp. NBC_01237 genomic interval CCTCGACATACGCGGTACCGGCGGCCTCGTGCCGCTCGCGCACCGCTTCGCGGGCGTCCGCGTACGGGGCGATGACCGGTACCAGCACCGTCACACCGTAGGAGGCGAGCAGCTGCGCGACGTAGCCGATGCGGCACACGTTCGCCTCCCGGTCCTTGCGGGAGAAGCCGAGGCCGGCCGTCAGGTGTGCGCGCAGCTCGTCACCGTCCAGGATGTGCACCCGGCGCCCGGCGGAGCGCAGTTCGGCGGCCGCGGTCAGCGCGATCGTGGTCTTCCCCGCGCTGGGCAGGCCGGTCAGCCACACCGTCGCGCCGACGGCGCCACCGTTGTTGAGTTCGTCGGTCATGTGCTCCATCCGGGGTGTGGTTCATCGAAGAGAGCTTTCCCGCCTGCCGTGACCGATGAGGCCGGCCGGCCGTGTCCCGGCCACCGTGACGCGGTTCCCCGCGCGGCCCGGTTTCCGCCGGGCCGGGCGGGCGGCGGACGGCCGGGGCGTCACCCGCCGTCCGAGGGGCGGATGCCCGCCGCCCCGACCTCGATCTCGATCGCGGTGACGGCTATCAGCTGCCCGGTCGCCGTGTCGCGCAGGGCCATGTCGGCCACCTCGGCCTCCGAGGACCCGGTGCTCCGCCACCTGCGTACGGTGACCTCGAAGACCGTGCCGGGGTCGGCGTTGCCGAAGTAACCGATCTTCTGGTCGATCACCCTGCGCCGCAGGAACTGTTCGTCCGTCCGTCCCAGCGAGCGCCACAGCCGCAGCAGCATCGTGTCGAAGACGGCGAAATACGAGGCGAAGTACATCAGTCCGGCACCGTTGAGGTCGCGCACGACGTCCAGTGCGTAGGGGAAGGTCCGGGGCTGCCCGGCCTCCTGGAATCCGGGCGGCCCCGTGGGGTGGAAGCTTCCGGTGGCCCGGGCCCGGCCCACCAGGGACCGGGGGGAGTAGGCGTTCGGAAGCGGCGCCAGCTCCTGGTAGCTGAAGTCCGGCGGTGTCACCTGGGCGAGAGACCGGTTGCTGCCCGCGGTGGTGCGGGCGACCCACCGGTTGAAGTTCTCCGCGTAGAGGCAGTGCGGGTGCGGGTGTTCGTACACTTCCGCCGGGTCCAGTGGTCCGTCCGGCAGCTCCAGGCCGGCGGGGGCCAGCCGGTGCAGCGTGATGACCGACTGACTGCCGAACTGGAAGGCCCGGGAGTCGACCCGGAGTTCGTCGCCGAAGGTGAGTCCGTGGGGATGGACGACATCTCCGCCGCGCACATGGAAGTAGTAGAAGGACAGGTAGGCGGGGTCTCCGGCGGCGGTCCGGGCCGCGTGTACGTTGACCCGGCACGACTCGCTCACCACCTCCCAGGTCCAGTCCCCGATCCGGCCGAACACCGTGGAGCCGCCACTGCACATTCCCGGCGCGACGACCACATGACGGGAGACCCCGGCGTCGGCCGGGACCAGAGCACCCGGTGCGGTGTGAAGAGTGGTCATACCTCCGCCTCCTTTCGGACCTGACGCGGCCGCCCGGCCCCGGCCGTGGCCGTCCGCCCTGCGGAGCGCCACTCGTCCGCCGCGGCGAGGAACTGGTCGTTGTCCTCGGCGGAACCGATCGACACACGCACGCCCACGTCCCCGAACGCCCGTACCGCGATGCCCCTGCCCGCACACCACTCACCGAAGCCGACGGCGTGCCGGCCCAGTCGCAGCCAGAGGAAGTTCGCCTGGCTGTCCGGGATCTCCCAGCCGCGGCGCACCAGGGTGTCCCGTACGCGAGTGCGTTCCGCGACCGTGCTGTCGACGCGCCGCAGCAGCTGCTCCTCAAGTCCCAGGGCCGCGACGGCCGCCTGCTGCGCGACGGTGTTCACCGCGTAGGGGAGGCATGCCCTGCGCAGCCTTTCGACGACATGGGCATCCCCCACCAGGTATCCGGTCCGCAGTCCGGCCAGTCCGTAGGCCTTCGAGAACGTACGCAGCACGACCAGGTTCGGATGCGCGGCGCACAGCCGCAGGGCACTGGGCACCGCCGGCCCGCGGACGTACTCGTAATAGGCCTCGTCCACGGCCACCAGGCAGGTCGGTGGTACGGACTCGATGAACTCCCGGAGCTCTTCGTGACCGACGACCGTGCCCGTCGGATTGTTGGGGTTGCAGATGATGACGAGCCTGGTCCGGGAGGAGATCCGGTCGGCCATGGCCCGCAGGTCATGGGTCTCGTCGGCCAGCGGCACCTGTACGGATTCCACGCCGGCCAGGGCGGCGAGCGTGGGGTAGACCTCGAACGACGGCCAGGCGTACACGGCTTCGGCGCCAGGATCGGCGATCGCCTGGAACAGTGTCTGCAGGAGGGCCACGGAACCGGCACCGGCCACGATGCGGTCCTCCTCGATCCCGTGGGACCGGGCGATGGCATCCACCAGCGGTCCGCAGCCGGGGTCCGGATAGCGGTTCACCAGGGATCCGGCCCGCTCGATCACCTCGACGATGCCGGGCAGAGGGGTGTGCGGCGACTCGTTCGCCGACAGCGGGCGAGCTCGCTCGGTCGACCCGTGGACACCGTCGGACGGCTTGTAGGAGGCAACGGTTTCGAGAACCGCGCGCAGCGGTGGATAAGACATGGGACTCCCGGTGGAGGGGGACGCCGCCGCGCTCGGTCGTGCGAACGGCGCCCGAATCGACTGTGGGGCTCAGCCTCCCGGCCGCCGTTCCGCCATCAGACGGGCCACGTCGGCGAGGGTGCCGGCGTCCAGCAGTTCGTAGTCGTGGACCTCGATGCCGAGCCGCTCGTTCAGTGCGGTGGCGAGTTCCAGCACCGACAGGGAGTCCAGCCCGACCTCTTCACGGGTGGCCGTGGGCACGACATCCTCCTCGCGTACGTGCAGTTCGCCGACCAGGATGTCTTTGAGTACGTCGTACACGACTGGCTCTTCCCTCGATGTCCTCGCCCGACCGGAAGCCGCGGGCTCGCGGCTCTCACGCACTACGAGCAGCCTTCAGGGCGAGGGCCACCTCGACGATGAGGTCCTCCTGGCCCGCCACGGCCTGCCTCTTGCCCAGTTCGAAGAAGACGTCACGCGGATCGACGTCCTCACGCCGCGAGATGTCCAGGACCCGGTTCTTGAACCCGGAGAACACTCCGGCCAGGCCGCTGACGACACTCACCGAGTCGATGGTGGGCGGTGCCGGCATGAGTTCGCGCTCGGCGATGTCGGCCGCGTCCAGCAGACCGTACAGGTCGATGCCCGTCGGGAAGCCCATCCGTTCCAGCACGGGCACCAGGACCTCGAGCTGGGTGTTCCCGGCGCCCGCTCCGAAACCCCGGGCGCAGGCGTCCAGGATGTCCGCACCCGCTTCCGCGGCGGCGATCGAGTTCGCGACCGCCATCCCGAGGTTGTTGTGGGCGTGGAACATCACCGGTACCTCGACGGCTTCCCGCATGGCGGCGACGCGCTCCGTGACATCGGCCGGCAGATAGTGGCCGGAGGAGTCCATGATGCCCACCGCGTTCGCGCCGAACTCCACCAGCCGGGCGCATTCATGAGCCAGCCGTTCGGGACTCGCCATATGACTCATCAGAAGAACGGCCTGGGCCTGGACCCCCTGCTCCCGGAGAAAGCCCACATGCCGTTCGGCGAGGTCCCCTTCGGTGCAGTGGGTGCCGATCCGCACCACATCCACCTGATGGGCGATGGCCCGCTCCAGGTCCGCGGTCGTACCCCATCCCGGCAGCATGAAGACGGCCATCCTGCTGTCGCGCAGGGACTCCCGCACGATCGACAGCATCTCGTCGTCACCGAGCCGGGACTGCCCGACCTGGAGGGAGGAGGCACCCAGACCGTTGCCGTGCCCCACCTCGACCATGGGAACGCCGGCGGCGTCCGCCGCCCTCGCATAGGACCGCAGTTGTTCACGGTCCAGCTGGTGACGGACCGCGTGATGGCCGTCGCGCAGGGACGCGTCGTAGATGAGGACCGGCTTCCCGGCGCCGCCGGGAGATGCTGCTGCGCTCATGACGTCTCCGTACCCGTGCTCGCCAGGCCGACCGCCGCGCACTGTTCGGCGACATGAACCGCGGCGGAGTTGATGATGTCGAGGTTGCCGGCGTACCGGGGAATGCGTCCGCCGGACGAAGTGACCTCCGCGGCGACGAACACCTTGCTCTCCTCCACGACACACGCGGTGATCCGGTAGCCCTTGGCGAAGGAGCGAACCTGGTCGGCCGCGGCCGTCACGGCCGCGTTCACCGACGCCGTGCCGAACCCCTCCCCCAGCATCGACATGGCGACCCGGAAGGTCGCCGGCGGCCGGGCCGGACTGACGTTGAGGATCGCCTTGACGTCCTTGACGCCGGTGAAGTCACGTACCGCGTCCTGTGTGGTCTCGACGTACTCGTCGAGATTGAGCCGGGTGGAGCGCCCGACACTCGGACTGGCGGCCGTCGTGACGACCTCGACGTACTCGACCCTGTGTCCCTGGGTGATCGCGTGCAGGATCGGTATCGACGCCTGGCCACCACAGCTGATCATGTTGATGTCGTCGCAGCTCAGGACCTCCGCCCCGTTCACGCTCGGAATCACCATCCGCCCGACCTTGCTCGGTGTCAGGTCCACGAGCTTCGTACCCGACAGGCTCAGGCGTTCCGCGTGCTCGGCATGGGCCATGGCGTTGGTCGCGTCGAACACGATGCCGAACGGCTGCGGGGCGTCCAGGAGGGACTCGATACCGCGCGTACCGATGGCAAGACCGAGTTCGGCCGCCTGCCGCAGGCCGGGCGTCTTTTCGTCGCGTCCCACGACCAGCCCGCAGTCGAGGTACTCGGAACGCATGATCTTCTCTGCCAGATCGACTCCGATGAGGCCGGCGCCGAGGACGGCCACGGGCAGGCGCCCGTTTCGCTTCATGGCTGCATTGCCCTTCCCTCTCTAGAGATTCACCGAGATTCGCCTTGGGGCGCGTCGGTGGTCTACCTGTCGCCCACGTGAAGGGTGACGGTGCCCAGCCGGTCGAACTCGGCCACGAAGCTGTCGCCGGGACACATCGTGACCGCGGCGTGAAGGGCGCCGGTCATGATCAGCTGACCCGCTTCGAGCGTCACACCGTGCTCGCCGAGCACATTCGCCAGCCAGGCGACCACGGCGACCGGATCACCCAGGGCAGCGGCACCGGCTCCGGTCGCCACGAGTGCGCCGTTGCGGGAGAAGGCCATACCGACGAGGCGCACATCGCAGTCGTCGGGCAGGGCGACCGGAGGGCCGAGTACCACCGCTCCGTTCGACGCGAGGTCGGCGATGGTGTCCGCGAGCCGGATCCGCCAGTCCTCGATCCGGGAATCGACGATCTCCAGCCCCGCCATGACGTCGGAGATCGCCTCCCGTGCCGCGGCCACGGTGACACCGGGCCCCTTGAGCGACGTGCCGAGCCGGAAAACGATCTCCGCCTCGACCTTGGGCGCGATGAACGAGCCGCCCGGCGTGGTGGCTCCGTTCTCGTACACGGTCGAACCCAGCACCGGTCCGTAGTCCGGGGTACTGACACCGAACAGCTCCTGCATCGGGGCGGAGGTGAGTCCCGCCTTGTAGCCGACGACGGTGTCGCCGGCCGCTGTCAGCATCCCGACCAGTTCGCGCTGGATGGCGTATCCGTCGTGCATGTCCAGCGCGGGATGCTCGTCGGTGAAGGGAGGGATGGGGCGGCCCGTCGCACGTGATTCGTAGAGCGCCTTGGCCTTGACTCTGACATCGTCCACCGAGATGTTCACTCTGCTCCTGTCAGAACACATCGCACCTGCCGCATGGGCCCGCCGGTCACCTGCACGCGGACCGTCTCGTGTTCCGACGCATCGACGTCACCCATGACGCCGGTCCGCCTCTGACGGACTGCCACCGGCACCCGTGGAACACGAGGTCCATGACGTGCGGACCACATCACTCGGATCAGCAGAACGGATCCGGGCGAGGGGAGCACGGCCGCGAAGCCCGGGGCTCGATGCCTGCCCCCTCGTTTCGCGTCTCACCGTAACCACGAAGTGGGCGCCGCAGAAGGTTTCACCCATGCACACGAGTCCGGTAATTGAGCACATTCACCACTCTGTCCCCCACACAAATGGCACCAAGAGGAGGCGATCCACCCATCAAACGTGAGCTTCGTCACCGAGCGTTTCTCATGTTCGCCGCCCGTGGCCTGGGAAGGCGCCCGGGCACGTCGATGCCGCACGTCACGGGGTGGGCGCACGGCACACCGCGTGAGGCGGTCACCGGCCGGGCACGGGCGACGGGCGACGGGCGACGGGCGAGGCTCTCAAGGCGGTGGTGCGACAGGAGGGGATGGCGCATCGTCCGTACGACGCGGACCGCTGCCGGCGCCGGATGCCCGACCGAACGCCACGCCGTCCTGCGACGCAGGCCAGCACCCGACCGCACAGCGCCGGTTCGGTGAGGTCTCCTCCTCGCAGCCGTCGGCGGTGACCTCCCACCGCCGACGGCACACCGGCGGTGGTCTCACCGGACCGCTCACCAGGAGCCGTTCATCGGGTCGGGGTCTGCAGCCCGGCGGCCAGCCGCTCCCACTCCCTGGCGTAGTGACTCACCACTTCGGTGAGGGCTCTGGCGCAGTGCGGTGGGACGGCTGCCAGCAGCTGCTCGCCCGCCGCCAGCCCGTGGGCCTGGCCGTTGAGCCAGCGCAGGAGAGCGCGGCCGCTGTCCGTGAAGCGAATCGATGGATCGTTGGAGAGAACGTCCATGGCCCGCACCCGGATGCGCGCGGTCCCTCGCGAGGCGGGTTCCGGCGGAGTCGGACGGGAGACCGGGCCGGAGCATCGCGCGGGCGCCACGGCCACGAGCGCGGTGAGGGACGCGGAGTCCTCGTGCACGGCCGCCGCGGCCGGCACCTGCTCGTCCGATTCGGGCACGGCCGTGCAGGACCGCAGTTCCTGCCGCAGGCGGTGCGCGGTGCTGACGGAGACACCGGCCTCCTGGGCCACTTCGCGCAGCGTCGCCCGGGGCCGCTCCGTCAACAGGGACCGCGCCTTCTCCCGGCGCTCCGGCATGTCGGCCGGGCGCGCCCGGCCGTCC includes:
- the cysC gene encoding adenylyl-sulfate kinase, translating into MTDELNNGGAVGATVWLTGLPSAGKTTIALTAAAELRSAGRRVHILDGDELRAHLTAGLGFSRKDREANVCRIGYVAQLLASYGVTVLVPVIAPYADAREAVRERHEAAGTAYVEVHVATPVEVCAVRDVKGLYARQARGEMTGLTGVDDPYEPPAAPDLRIPAHEQSRTESAQALVALLREKGLA
- a CDS encoding LnmK family bifunctional acyltransferase/decarboxylase, which gives rise to MTTLHTAPGALVPADAGVSRHVVVAPGMCSGGSTVFGRIGDWTWEVVSESCRVNVHAARTAAGDPAYLSFYYFHVRGGDVVHPHGLTFGDELRVDSRAFQFGSQSVITLHRLAPAGLELPDGPLDPAEVYEHPHPHCLYAENFNRWVARTTAGSNRSLAQVTPPDFSYQELAPLPNAYSPRSLVGRARATGSFHPTGPPGFQEAGQPRTFPYALDVVRDLNGAGLMYFASYFAVFDTMLLRLWRSLGRTDEQFLRRRVIDQKIGYFGNADPGTVFEVTVRRWRSTGSSEAEVADMALRDTATGQLIAVTAIEIEVGAAGIRPSDGG
- a CDS encoding histidinol-phosphate transaminase, translated to MSYPPLRAVLETVASYKPSDGVHGSTERARPLSANESPHTPLPGIVEVIERAGSLVNRYPDPGCGPLVDAIARSHGIEEDRIVAGAGSVALLQTLFQAIADPGAEAVYAWPSFEVYPTLAALAGVESVQVPLADETHDLRAMADRISSRTRLVIICNPNNPTGTVVGHEELREFIESVPPTCLVAVDEAYYEYVRGPAVPSALRLCAAHPNLVVLRTFSKAYGLAGLRTGYLVGDAHVVERLRRACLPYAVNTVAQQAAVAALGLEEQLLRRVDSTVAERTRVRDTLVRRGWEIPDSQANFLWLRLGRHAVGFGEWCAGRGIAVRAFGDVGVRVSIGSAEDNDQFLAAADEWRSAGRTATAGAGRPRQVRKEAEV
- a CDS encoding acyl carrier protein; translated protein: MYDVLKDILVGELHVREEDVVPTATREEVGLDSLSVLELATALNERLGIEVHDYELLDAGTLADVARLMAERRPGG
- the dmpG gene encoding 4-hydroxy-2-oxovalerate aldolase yields the protein MSAAASPGGAGKPVLIYDASLRDGHHAVRHQLDREQLRSYARAADAAGVPMVEVGHGNGLGASSLQVGQSRLGDDEMLSIVRESLRDSRMAVFMLPGWGTTADLERAIAHQVDVVRIGTHCTEGDLAERHVGFLREQGVQAQAVLLMSHMASPERLAHECARLVEFGANAVGIMDSSGHYLPADVTERVAAMREAVEVPVMFHAHNNLGMAVANSIAAAEAGADILDACARGFGAGAGNTQLEVLVPVLERMGFPTGIDLYGLLDAADIAERELMPAPPTIDSVSVVSGLAGVFSGFKNRVLDISRREDVDPRDVFFELGKRQAVAGQEDLIVEVALALKAARSA
- a CDS encoding acetaldehyde dehydrogenase (acetylating) codes for the protein MKRNGRLPVAVLGAGLIGVDLAEKIMRSEYLDCGLVVGRDEKTPGLRQAAELGLAIGTRGIESLLDAPQPFGIVFDATNAMAHAEHAERLSLSGTKLVDLTPSKVGRMVIPSVNGAEVLSCDDINMISCGGQASIPILHAITQGHRVEYVEVVTTAASPSVGRSTRLNLDEYVETTQDAVRDFTGVKDVKAILNVSPARPPATFRVAMSMLGEGFGTASVNAAVTAAADQVRSFAKGYRITACVVEESKVFVAAEVTSSGGRIPRYAGNLDIINSAAVHVAEQCAAVGLASTGTETS
- a CDS encoding 2-keto-4-pentenoate hydratase — protein: MNISVDDVRVKAKALYESRATGRPIPPFTDEHPALDMHDGYAIQRELVGMLTAAGDTVVGYKAGLTSAPMQELFGVSTPDYGPVLGSTVYENGATTPGGSFIAPKVEAEIVFRLGTSLKGPGVTVAAAREAISDVMAGLEIVDSRIEDWRIRLADTIADLASNGAVVLGPPVALPDDCDVRLVGMAFSRNGALVATGAGAAALGDPVAVVAWLANVLGEHGVTLEAGQLIMTGALHAAVTMCPGDSFVAEFDRLGTVTLHVGDR
- a CDS encoding helix-turn-helix domain-containing protein; its protein translation is MPVESLLPADSPRLEGLSEGHAQALAEGGTEFEPILVHRDTGRVVDGMHRLRAAILRGERRITVRYVEGASADLFVRSVQANISHGLPLTLGDRKAAVLRILATHPHWSDRAIAAVTGVSPKTVGAVRGRCSTEESPQSNPSVARVGRDGRARPADMPERREKARSLLTERPRATLREVAQEAGVSVSTAHRLRQELRSCTAVPESDEQVPAAAAVHEDSASLTALVAVAPARCSGPVSRPTPPEPASRGTARIRVRAMDVLSNDPSIRFTDSGRALLRWLNGQAHGLAAGEQLLAAVPPHCARALTEVVSHYAREWERLAAGLQTPTR